The Brachyhypopomus gauderio isolate BG-103 unplaced genomic scaffold, BGAUD_0.2 sc71, whole genome shotgun sequence genome has a segment encoding these proteins:
- the hs3st1l2 gene encoding heparan sulfate (glucosamine) 3-O-sulfotransferase 1-like 2: MLWTLLLALVLLLVLQAQLCICLQELRSSKASPSSATPPQTPGAAVSRRLPGAIIIGVRKGGTRALLEMLNLHPDVEVAKAEIHYFNLDENFRKGLDWYRAQMPLTLPGQVTVEKTPGYFTAPLAPARMWLTNPAVKLLLIVRDPAHRLVSDYTQVLHNRIQQKKPYQPLDELLLHRGHVNPSYKALQRSLYHHHLARWLELFPREQIHVVDGEALIQDPFPELQKAEKFLELAPQITRENFYFNTTKGFYCLLTAGHDKCLDESKGRPHAPLSNKAFHTLCKYLRGPNQIFFNMIGQTFDWC; this comes from the coding sequence ATGTTGTGGACTCTTCTGTTGGCGCTTGTCCTGTTGCTGGTACTGCAGGCTCAGTTATGTATCTGCCTGCAGGAGCTCAGATCCTCCAAAGCTTCCCCGAGCTCTGCGACCCCACCTCAGACCCCAGGCGCTGCCGTCTCTCGACGTCTGCCAGGAGCCATCATCATTGGGGTGCGTAAGGGTGGCACCAGGGCTCTCCTGGAGATGCTCAACCTCCACCCGGATGTGGAGGTGGCCAAGGCCGAGATCCATTACTTCAACCTGGATGAAAACTTCCGCAAGGGCCTGGACTGGTACCGTGCCCAGATGCCACTAACCCTCCCTGGGCAGGTGACTGTCGAGAAGACCCCCGGTTACTTCACGGCACCACTGGCACCCGCCAGGATGTGGTTGACAAACCCTGCAGTGAAGCTCCTTCTGATTGTGCGTGACCCCGCCCACAGACTCGTGTCAGACTACACACAAGTCCTACACAACCGCATACAGCAGAAGAAGCCGTACCAGCCGCTAGATGAACTGCTCCTGCACAGAGGACACGTCAACCCCAGCTACAAGGCTCTCCAGAGGAGCctctaccaccaccacctggcCCGCTGGCTGGAGCTTTTCCCCAGGGAGCAGATCCATGTTGTGGATGGAGAGGCACTAATCCAGGACCCATTCCCTGAGCTCCAGAAAGCCGAGAAGTTCCTGGAGCTCGCGCCACAGATAACACGAGAAAACTTCTACTTTAACACCACTAAAGGGTTTTACTGCCTGCTGACAGCAGGACATGACAAGTGTCTTGATGAATCAAAGGGGAGACCGCACGCACCCCTCAGTAACAAGGCCTTCCATACGCTTTGTAAATACCTCAGGGGGCCCAATCAGATCTTCTTCAACATGATTGGTCAGACCTTTGACTGGTGCTAA